A single genomic interval of Epinephelus fuscoguttatus linkage group LG22, E.fuscoguttatus.final_Chr_v1 harbors:
- the ppp1r3aa gene encoding uncharacterized protein ppp1r3aa isoform X1 translates to MEGLYIQPLEEDRAVLEEGGEENGEQEEGGMEASSPTVSTTDEETDEEEEAEPPPVMPWRRVSFADAFGLNLVSVKEFDNVEVTDPEVSQPPENEATHPLEEYYMSCLFTVPSSPEELDQRLQEQMVELESIELLPGTTTLRGIIRVVNLCYSKSVYARITLDRWRSYFDLMAEYVPGSSDRKTDRFTFKYTLVPPFEREGTRVEICLRYETSVGTFWANNKEMNYVLFCHQKVNTKEQGPQVQEESSSYKSKRSCLRANRRGGLEGKTKETSDTSTVAAGAEAAPKAEEANRKDSTDVQSLLYREEQKPLVDSIKSRNRAARLARVQDYLSQSRQQVPQAYSHDSANGQKVSQPSPTTWGDSAGSLFKRQKKQCSETPQVLTYHQIPLLTLDWNNDKANQWVASDMDDMWTERAKMTLSKASEENIEDTPPVSDTWETFLNGTDDTADKETSVCDVWQAFLNGPSCTDHSAVPESEWLQTAASVSPSNDKEPSAQYVASSQEHEIQVGSDTPTTFHAHTSAVCQQLSDTREISLANVAFNTDDHQPAEACVSSRRDDNTATQDASQRSQTNSVTDTPQEFCLKGAAPVSEGSVDRSTECHEHAIWEQEKEGITERAEGIGRDEPFTAHTADLVTSSGESETTDMTAMPESQNATAVDRISQGARLDEGLSSSREGEVTGTAHNATDDTLAFRGTIRQGTKDGERFVFSTYRQGVEEGIVNNSMENKISTDEIFRPQKTEECEISQRYADEKQQEEFRLSQNSENPLQENESNENEIRPAQSHADESNPSQMCEENLKQSQILASEYTLDESESEDAASNKDLEAFKKTEVELSYCSESEDTKRLIGAESRIIQVLNEEHNDKALHLNSLWQRGNTSTTSEVHNKESRPNQTVEEMCIQKEEDSTQIQENVLKSGKSGVVSNQEEEGKSTRSDGITEQQEEVTVAHDTFRPFPTRILNPNPVEVVEMRWSHSQDDIKGQKGDRGHEMGPEDTANKNVAKKDTPTVLQHQPETLERTEQDMSQRDKDERVSIGKLEIEVLGELRGNVENPQGERKNAPTELKERELSAEVESSPGVEYKKLSEGTKEPITAENTAALEVIESGLEEMFIERFGEDLVRGIWEEVFGRQEQAFNRDTDIGMGKLGDVPDITQDCHVLFEKDCDDAFDSGVFSLTELPTDPNLSLCEGLEQTLATKGKGYSPQERGHSLTTAEQTLSLSETQADFNSSAHLSQDLTHILAAQSRQSLTESVQSSPKDQGTQIKERSVSRQETGRQIEDRVAHGEGFNQSAHPSHKHPSSSSDKLKESDRVVWWTVLYLLSHITRLLICIVLVAGFFFIVFLYDFPAFALYVFSLSWWFYKWKQHRVTTDKGMEG, encoded by the exons ATGGAGGGTCTGTACATCCAGCCCTTGGAGGAGGACAGGGCGGTTTTAGAGGAGGGAGGTGAAGAAAATGGGGAGCAGGAAGAGGGAGGAATGGAGGCCTCGTCTCCCACAGTTTCCACCACAGACGAGGAAacagacgaggaggaggaagcagagCCCCCACCGGTCATGCCCTGGAGGAGGGTGTCATTCGCCGATGCATTTGGCCTCAACTTGGTGTCGGTTAAGGAGTTTGACAATGTTGAAGTGACGGACCCAGAAGTCAGCCAGCCCCCTGAGAACGAGGCAACCCATCCCTTGGAGGAGTACTACATGTCCTGTCTGTTTACAGTCCCCTCGTCCCCAGAGGAGCTGGACCAGAGGCTACAAGAACAGATGGTTGAGCTGGAAAGCATCGAACTCCTGCCGGGGACCACCACACTCCGTGGCATCATCAGGGTGGTCAACCTCTGCTACAGCAAGTCTGTTTATGCCCGGATCACCCTGGATCGCTGGAGGAGCTACTTTGACCTTATGGCGGAGTACGTGCCTGGTTCCAGCGATAGGAAAACAGACAGGTTTACCTTTAAGTATACTCTGGTGCCTCCTTTTGAGAGAGAGGGGACCAGAGTGGAGATCTGTCTCCGTTACGAGACGTCAGTGGGCACTTTTTGGGCTAACAACAAGGAAATGAACTATGTGCTGTTCTGCCACCAGAAAGTAAATACAAAGGAGCAGGGGCCTCAAGTGCAAGAGGAGAGTAGCAGCTACAAGAGCAAGAGGAGCTGTCTTAGAGCTAACAG GAGGGGAGGTTTAGAGGGAAAGACCAAAGAGACCAGCGACACATCAACAGTTGCTGCAG GAGCAGAGGCTGCACCTAAAGCGGAGGAGGCAAACAGAAAGGACAGCACAGATGTACAATCACTACTGTACCGTGAAGAACAGAAACCTTTG GTGGATAGCATAAAAAGCAGGAACAGAGCAGCACGTTTGGCACGTGTGCAAGACTACCTCTCCCAAAGCAGGCAGCAAGTACCACAGGCTTATTCACATGACTCAGCCAATGGCCAAAAGGTTTCTCAGCCTTCGCCGACTACATGGGGGGACTCTGCTGGCTCTCTCTTTAAACGGCAAAAGAAACAATGTAGCGAGACTCCACAGGTGCTCACCTACCACCAGATTCCTCTGCTTACACTGGACTGGAATAATGACAAAGCCAATCAGTGGGTGGCATCTGACATGGATGACATGTGGACTGAGAGGGCTAAAATGACCTTGTCAAAAGCGTCAGAGGAAAATATAGAAGATACACCTCCTGTCAGTGATACGTGGGAGACGTTTCTCAACGGTACAGATGATACTGCTGATAAAGAAACCTCTGTGTGCGATGTATGGCAGGCATTTCTTAATGGGCCGAGCTGTACGGACCATTCTGCTGTTCCAGAGTCAGAATGGCTGCAGACAGCAGCCTCGGTGTCTCCCTCAAATGATAAAGAACCCAGTGCCCAATATGTAGCCAGCAGTCAAGAGCATGAAATTCAGGTGGGCTCGGATACACCCACCACCTTCCATGCACACACCTCAGCTGTATGTCAGCAGCTGTCAGATACGCGCGAAATATCATTGGCTAATGTTGCCTTTAACACTGACGACCACCAGCCAGCAGAGGCATGTGTCAGCAGCCGGAGAGATGACAACACAGCGACACAAGATGCATCCCAAAGGTCACAGACAAACTCCGTAACAGACACTCCGCAGGAATTCTGCCTCAAGGGGGCAGCGCCTGTGTCCGAGGGCTCTGTTGACAGATCAACTGAGTGTCATGAGCATGCGATCTGGGAGCAAGAAAAAGAAGGAATAACAGAAAGAGCAGAAGGAATAGGAAGAGATGAGCCcttcacagcacacacagcagactTAGTAACAAGCTCAGGGGAGTCGGAGACAACAGACATGACAGCAATGCCAGAGTCTCAGAATGCCACCGCCGTTGATAGGATCTCACAGGGAGCAAGGCTGGATGAGGGTCTTTCTTCCAGCAGGGAAGGGGAGGTTACAGGTACTGCACACAATGCGACGGATGACACACTGGCATTTAGGGGGACAATCAGGCAGGGGACAAAGGATGGGGAGAGGTTTGTCTTTTCCACATACAGACAAGGAGTGGAGGAAGGGATCGTGAATAACTccatggaaaataaaatatctaCAGATGAGATATTTAGGCCACAGAAAACTGAAGAGTGTGAAATCTCCCAGAGGTATGCAGATGAAAAGCAACAAGAGGAATTCAGGCTGAGCCAAAACAGTGAAAATCCATTACAGGAGAATGAgagcaatgaaaatgaaataagacCTGCACAGTCACATGCAGATGAATCCAATCCAAGCCAAATGTGTGAGGAAAATCTCAAGCAAAGCCAAATACTGGCAAGTGAATACACATTGGATGAATCAGAGAGTGAAGATGCTGCATCAAATAAAGACTTGGAAGCGTTCAAAAAGACAGAGGTGGAACTTTCCTATTGTTCAGAAAGCGAAGATACAAAGAGACTAATTGGTGCAGAATCAAGAATTATCCAGGTATTAAATGAGGAACATAATGACAAGGCTTTGCACCTTAATTCATTGTGGCAGAGGGGAAACACATCAACAACTTCAGAAGTACATAATAAAGAGTCAAGGCCAAACCAAACAGTGGAAGAGATGTGTATTCAGAAAGAGGAGGACTCAACACAAATTCAGGAAAATGTACTAAAATCAGGTAAAAGTGGCGTAGTCTCAaaccaggaagaggaaggaaagagCACAAGGAGTGATGGAATAACTGAACAACAAGAGGAAGTGACAGTAGCCCATGATACATTCAGGCCTTTTCCAACACGTATACTCAACCCAAACCCAGTGGAGGTGGTAGAAATGAGATGGAGTCATTCACAGGATGATATTAAGGGTCAGAAAGGGGACAGAGGGCATGAAATGGGTCCGGAAGATACGGCGAACAAGAATGTTGCAAAGAAAGACACTCCAACAGTACTTCAACACCAACCTGAGACATTAGAAAGAACAGAGCAAGATATGAGTCAGAGAGACAAAGATGAGAGGGTGAGTATTGGAAAGCTGGAAATAGAAGTGCTGGGGGAGTTGAGGGGTAATGTGGAGAACCCTCAGGGGGAGAGGAAGAACGCACCAACTGAATTGAAAGAACGAGAGTTGTCAGCAGAAGTTGAGAGCTCTCCAGGTGTTGAATATAAAAAATTGTCAGAGGGAACAAAAGAACCCATTACAGCAGAAAATACTGCAGCACTTGAAGTGATAGAGTCGGGATTGGAGGAGATGTTCATAGAAAGATTTGGGGAAGATTTGGTCAGGGGGATTTGGGAAGAGGTATTTGGTCGGCAAGAACAGGCCTTTAATAGAGACACAGATATTGGAATGGGCAAGCTAGGAGATGTACCTGATATTACACAAGACTGCCACGTTCTTTTTGAGAAAGACTGCGATGATGCTTTTGATTCAGGTGTATTTTCCTTGACAGAACTACCAACAGATCCTAATTTAAGTCTTTGTGAAGGCCTAGAGCAAACCTTAGCCACTAAGGGCAAGGGATACTCCCCACAAGAAAGAGGTCACTCACTCACCACAGCAGAACAAACCCTGTCTCTGTCAGAAACACAGGCAGATTTTAATTCAAGTGCTCATCTAAGTCAAGATCTCACCCACATTTTAGCTGCTCAGAgtaggcagtcattgactgaaTCAGTCCAAAGCTCTCCAAAGGATCAGGGCACTCAAATAAAAGAAAGATCAGTCTCCCGTCAGGAGACAGGTAGACAAATAGAAGACCGTGTCGCCCACGGGGAGGGTTTTAATCAATCAGCCCACCCATCCCACAAGCATCCAAGTTCCTCCTCTGACAAATTAAAAGAGTCCGATAGAGTTGTATGGTGGACTGTGTTATACCTCCTCAGTCACATCACCAGACTTCTAATCTGCATCGTCTTAGTTGCTGGAttctttttcattgttttcctgtaTGATTTCCCAGCATTTGCGCTCTACGTATTTTCATTGAGCTGGTGGTTTTATAAGTGGAAACAACATCGAGTGACGACGGACAAAGGGATGGAGGGATAG
- the ppp1r3aa gene encoding uncharacterized protein ppp1r3aa isoform X2: protein MEGLYIQPLEEDRAVLEEGGEENGEQEEGGMEASSPTVSTTDEETDEEEEAEPPPVMPWRRVSFADAFGLNLVSVKEFDNVEVTDPEVSQPPENEATHPLEEYYMSCLFTVPSSPEELDQRLQEQMVELESIELLPGTTTLRGIIRVVNLCYSKSVYARITLDRWRSYFDLMAEYVPGSSDRKTDRFTFKYTLVPPFEREGTRVEICLRYETSVGTFWANNKEMNYVLFCHQKVNTKEQGPQVQEESSSYKSKRSCLRANRRGGLEGKTKETSDTSTVAAEAAPKAEEANRKDSTDVQSLLYREEQKPLVDSIKSRNRAARLARVQDYLSQSRQQVPQAYSHDSANGQKVSQPSPTTWGDSAGSLFKRQKKQCSETPQVLTYHQIPLLTLDWNNDKANQWVASDMDDMWTERAKMTLSKASEENIEDTPPVSDTWETFLNGTDDTADKETSVCDVWQAFLNGPSCTDHSAVPESEWLQTAASVSPSNDKEPSAQYVASSQEHEIQVGSDTPTTFHAHTSAVCQQLSDTREISLANVAFNTDDHQPAEACVSSRRDDNTATQDASQRSQTNSVTDTPQEFCLKGAAPVSEGSVDRSTECHEHAIWEQEKEGITERAEGIGRDEPFTAHTADLVTSSGESETTDMTAMPESQNATAVDRISQGARLDEGLSSSREGEVTGTAHNATDDTLAFRGTIRQGTKDGERFVFSTYRQGVEEGIVNNSMENKISTDEIFRPQKTEECEISQRYADEKQQEEFRLSQNSENPLQENESNENEIRPAQSHADESNPSQMCEENLKQSQILASEYTLDESESEDAASNKDLEAFKKTEVELSYCSESEDTKRLIGAESRIIQVLNEEHNDKALHLNSLWQRGNTSTTSEVHNKESRPNQTVEEMCIQKEEDSTQIQENVLKSGKSGVVSNQEEEGKSTRSDGITEQQEEVTVAHDTFRPFPTRILNPNPVEVVEMRWSHSQDDIKGQKGDRGHEMGPEDTANKNVAKKDTPTVLQHQPETLERTEQDMSQRDKDERVSIGKLEIEVLGELRGNVENPQGERKNAPTELKERELSAEVESSPGVEYKKLSEGTKEPITAENTAALEVIESGLEEMFIERFGEDLVRGIWEEVFGRQEQAFNRDTDIGMGKLGDVPDITQDCHVLFEKDCDDAFDSGVFSLTELPTDPNLSLCEGLEQTLATKGKGYSPQERGHSLTTAEQTLSLSETQADFNSSAHLSQDLTHILAAQSRQSLTESVQSSPKDQGTQIKERSVSRQETGRQIEDRVAHGEGFNQSAHPSHKHPSSSSDKLKESDRVVWWTVLYLLSHITRLLICIVLVAGFFFIVFLYDFPAFALYVFSLSWWFYKWKQHRVTTDKGMEG from the exons ATGGAGGGTCTGTACATCCAGCCCTTGGAGGAGGACAGGGCGGTTTTAGAGGAGGGAGGTGAAGAAAATGGGGAGCAGGAAGAGGGAGGAATGGAGGCCTCGTCTCCCACAGTTTCCACCACAGACGAGGAAacagacgaggaggaggaagcagagCCCCCACCGGTCATGCCCTGGAGGAGGGTGTCATTCGCCGATGCATTTGGCCTCAACTTGGTGTCGGTTAAGGAGTTTGACAATGTTGAAGTGACGGACCCAGAAGTCAGCCAGCCCCCTGAGAACGAGGCAACCCATCCCTTGGAGGAGTACTACATGTCCTGTCTGTTTACAGTCCCCTCGTCCCCAGAGGAGCTGGACCAGAGGCTACAAGAACAGATGGTTGAGCTGGAAAGCATCGAACTCCTGCCGGGGACCACCACACTCCGTGGCATCATCAGGGTGGTCAACCTCTGCTACAGCAAGTCTGTTTATGCCCGGATCACCCTGGATCGCTGGAGGAGCTACTTTGACCTTATGGCGGAGTACGTGCCTGGTTCCAGCGATAGGAAAACAGACAGGTTTACCTTTAAGTATACTCTGGTGCCTCCTTTTGAGAGAGAGGGGACCAGAGTGGAGATCTGTCTCCGTTACGAGACGTCAGTGGGCACTTTTTGGGCTAACAACAAGGAAATGAACTATGTGCTGTTCTGCCACCAGAAAGTAAATACAAAGGAGCAGGGGCCTCAAGTGCAAGAGGAGAGTAGCAGCTACAAGAGCAAGAGGAGCTGTCTTAGAGCTAACAG GAGGGGAGGTTTAGAGGGAAAGACCAAAGAGACCAGCGACACATCAACAGTTGCTGCAG AGGCTGCACCTAAAGCGGAGGAGGCAAACAGAAAGGACAGCACAGATGTACAATCACTACTGTACCGTGAAGAACAGAAACCTTTG GTGGATAGCATAAAAAGCAGGAACAGAGCAGCACGTTTGGCACGTGTGCAAGACTACCTCTCCCAAAGCAGGCAGCAAGTACCACAGGCTTATTCACATGACTCAGCCAATGGCCAAAAGGTTTCTCAGCCTTCGCCGACTACATGGGGGGACTCTGCTGGCTCTCTCTTTAAACGGCAAAAGAAACAATGTAGCGAGACTCCACAGGTGCTCACCTACCACCAGATTCCTCTGCTTACACTGGACTGGAATAATGACAAAGCCAATCAGTGGGTGGCATCTGACATGGATGACATGTGGACTGAGAGGGCTAAAATGACCTTGTCAAAAGCGTCAGAGGAAAATATAGAAGATACACCTCCTGTCAGTGATACGTGGGAGACGTTTCTCAACGGTACAGATGATACTGCTGATAAAGAAACCTCTGTGTGCGATGTATGGCAGGCATTTCTTAATGGGCCGAGCTGTACGGACCATTCTGCTGTTCCAGAGTCAGAATGGCTGCAGACAGCAGCCTCGGTGTCTCCCTCAAATGATAAAGAACCCAGTGCCCAATATGTAGCCAGCAGTCAAGAGCATGAAATTCAGGTGGGCTCGGATACACCCACCACCTTCCATGCACACACCTCAGCTGTATGTCAGCAGCTGTCAGATACGCGCGAAATATCATTGGCTAATGTTGCCTTTAACACTGACGACCACCAGCCAGCAGAGGCATGTGTCAGCAGCCGGAGAGATGACAACACAGCGACACAAGATGCATCCCAAAGGTCACAGACAAACTCCGTAACAGACACTCCGCAGGAATTCTGCCTCAAGGGGGCAGCGCCTGTGTCCGAGGGCTCTGTTGACAGATCAACTGAGTGTCATGAGCATGCGATCTGGGAGCAAGAAAAAGAAGGAATAACAGAAAGAGCAGAAGGAATAGGAAGAGATGAGCCcttcacagcacacacagcagactTAGTAACAAGCTCAGGGGAGTCGGAGACAACAGACATGACAGCAATGCCAGAGTCTCAGAATGCCACCGCCGTTGATAGGATCTCACAGGGAGCAAGGCTGGATGAGGGTCTTTCTTCCAGCAGGGAAGGGGAGGTTACAGGTACTGCACACAATGCGACGGATGACACACTGGCATTTAGGGGGACAATCAGGCAGGGGACAAAGGATGGGGAGAGGTTTGTCTTTTCCACATACAGACAAGGAGTGGAGGAAGGGATCGTGAATAACTccatggaaaataaaatatctaCAGATGAGATATTTAGGCCACAGAAAACTGAAGAGTGTGAAATCTCCCAGAGGTATGCAGATGAAAAGCAACAAGAGGAATTCAGGCTGAGCCAAAACAGTGAAAATCCATTACAGGAGAATGAgagcaatgaaaatgaaataagacCTGCACAGTCACATGCAGATGAATCCAATCCAAGCCAAATGTGTGAGGAAAATCTCAAGCAAAGCCAAATACTGGCAAGTGAATACACATTGGATGAATCAGAGAGTGAAGATGCTGCATCAAATAAAGACTTGGAAGCGTTCAAAAAGACAGAGGTGGAACTTTCCTATTGTTCAGAAAGCGAAGATACAAAGAGACTAATTGGTGCAGAATCAAGAATTATCCAGGTATTAAATGAGGAACATAATGACAAGGCTTTGCACCTTAATTCATTGTGGCAGAGGGGAAACACATCAACAACTTCAGAAGTACATAATAAAGAGTCAAGGCCAAACCAAACAGTGGAAGAGATGTGTATTCAGAAAGAGGAGGACTCAACACAAATTCAGGAAAATGTACTAAAATCAGGTAAAAGTGGCGTAGTCTCAaaccaggaagaggaaggaaagagCACAAGGAGTGATGGAATAACTGAACAACAAGAGGAAGTGACAGTAGCCCATGATACATTCAGGCCTTTTCCAACACGTATACTCAACCCAAACCCAGTGGAGGTGGTAGAAATGAGATGGAGTCATTCACAGGATGATATTAAGGGTCAGAAAGGGGACAGAGGGCATGAAATGGGTCCGGAAGATACGGCGAACAAGAATGTTGCAAAGAAAGACACTCCAACAGTACTTCAACACCAACCTGAGACATTAGAAAGAACAGAGCAAGATATGAGTCAGAGAGACAAAGATGAGAGGGTGAGTATTGGAAAGCTGGAAATAGAAGTGCTGGGGGAGTTGAGGGGTAATGTGGAGAACCCTCAGGGGGAGAGGAAGAACGCACCAACTGAATTGAAAGAACGAGAGTTGTCAGCAGAAGTTGAGAGCTCTCCAGGTGTTGAATATAAAAAATTGTCAGAGGGAACAAAAGAACCCATTACAGCAGAAAATACTGCAGCACTTGAAGTGATAGAGTCGGGATTGGAGGAGATGTTCATAGAAAGATTTGGGGAAGATTTGGTCAGGGGGATTTGGGAAGAGGTATTTGGTCGGCAAGAACAGGCCTTTAATAGAGACACAGATATTGGAATGGGCAAGCTAGGAGATGTACCTGATATTACACAAGACTGCCACGTTCTTTTTGAGAAAGACTGCGATGATGCTTTTGATTCAGGTGTATTTTCCTTGACAGAACTACCAACAGATCCTAATTTAAGTCTTTGTGAAGGCCTAGAGCAAACCTTAGCCACTAAGGGCAAGGGATACTCCCCACAAGAAAGAGGTCACTCACTCACCACAGCAGAACAAACCCTGTCTCTGTCAGAAACACAGGCAGATTTTAATTCAAGTGCTCATCTAAGTCAAGATCTCACCCACATTTTAGCTGCTCAGAgtaggcagtcattgactgaaTCAGTCCAAAGCTCTCCAAAGGATCAGGGCACTCAAATAAAAGAAAGATCAGTCTCCCGTCAGGAGACAGGTAGACAAATAGAAGACCGTGTCGCCCACGGGGAGGGTTTTAATCAATCAGCCCACCCATCCCACAAGCATCCAAGTTCCTCCTCTGACAAATTAAAAGAGTCCGATAGAGTTGTATGGTGGACTGTGTTATACCTCCTCAGTCACATCACCAGACTTCTAATCTGCATCGTCTTAGTTGCTGGAttctttttcattgttttcctgtaTGATTTCCCAGCATTTGCGCTCTACGTATTTTCATTGAGCTGGTGGTTTTATAAGTGGAAACAACATCGAGTGACGACGGACAAAGGGATGGAGGGATAG